In Triticum aestivum cultivar Chinese Spring chromosome 5B, IWGSC CS RefSeq v2.1, whole genome shotgun sequence, the following proteins share a genomic window:
- the LOC123116435 gene encoding disease resistance protein RGA5, translating into MAGVLDLLLGKLTTVLSDEYKMLTGVRRHASFLKDELSAMKALLDEMDLMDKLDPSAKNWRDHIREMSYDMENCIDDFMHDIEGTHVKAGFVRKMVQRLRRLGRRHKIAKRIKELKVLAVEANARRERYKIDDCINSRHGVVVVDPRMSAIYKDVACLVGIDGPKEELVNWLMDSQKKLKVVSIVGFGGLGKTTLAKQVYNEIGGQFNSKAFVSVSQRPDMKSLIGGLQFKLGLQESSHAHKLQDFIDQLREHLRHKRYFILLDDLWDQST; encoded by the exons ATGGCAGGGGTGTTGGACCTGCTCCTCGGCAAACTCACCACGGTGCTCAGCGACGAGTACAAGATGCTCACAGGGGTGAGGAGGCATGCCTCCTTCCTCAAGGACGAGCTCAGTGCCATGAAAGCTCTCCTTGACGAGATGGATCTTATGGACAAGCTTGATCCCTCGGCCAAGAACTGGAGGGACCATATAAGAGAGATGTCCTATGACATGGAGAACTGCATCGACGACTTCATGCATGACATTGAAGGTACCCATGTAAAGGCAGGCTTTGTTAGAAAGATGGTTCAGCGTCTTAGGAGGTTGGGGAGACGTCATAAGATAGCGAAGAGGATCAAGGAGCTCAAGGTTCTTGCGGTGGAAGCAAATGCTCGACGCGAGAGATACAAGATTGATGATTGCATCAACTCGAGGCATGGTGTTGTGGTTGTGGATCCCCGGATGTCGGCGATCTACAAGGATGTGGCATGCCTGGTGGGTATTGATGGCCCAAAAGAAGAGCTTGTCAATTGGTTAATGGATTCACAGAAGAAACTCAAAGTAGTTTCTATTGTGGGGTTCGGAGGTTTGGGTAAAACTACACTTGCCAAACAGGTGTACAATGAGATTGGAGGGCAATTTAACAGTAAGGCATTTGTTTCGGTCTCCCAAAGACCTGATATGAAAAGCCTTATCGGTGGCCTACAATTCAAGCTTGGACTGCAGGAGTCTTCTCATGCTCACAAGCTGCAAGACTTCATTGACCAGCTTAGAGAACACCTCAGACATAAAAG GTACTTTATTTTATTGGATGACTTGTGGGATCAATCGACATGA